From one Bradyrhizobium sp. Ash2021 genomic stretch:
- a CDS encoding MFS transporter produces MPSESQIPIASQAASKRFATRLALFYAALFGMMGTHLPFFTVWLKAVGIDAFWIGIITAVPPVTRFTVLPLVTGFAERRQMLRGAIIVTGFATALGFLVMGTRQLPLLVLLVYAVTCCLWTPMVPLTDAYALRGVRLYGLNYGPLRLWGSAAFVAGALVCGLLVDVIAAKNLIWVIASVAALSALVGLGLQPLGQPRAAQPAVQGARALLRDRGFLAIIVTSALIQSSHSAYYIFASIAWQQAGFGGLTIAGLWALGVLAEIALFALSPRFTLPPSLLVVISALCAVARWVITAQDPPIAVLAVVQLLHGLTFGLTQVGIMGLMVRHVPGHVMARGQGYLAACSGIVAGLTSILSGLVYAQFGQGVYYMMAAMAASGALVMWLARTGLADHPHSEASGG; encoded by the coding sequence ATGCCGAGCGAATCACAAATCCCCATCGCTTCTCAGGCGGCATCGAAGCGATTCGCGACGCGGCTGGCGCTGTTTTACGCCGCGCTGTTCGGCATGATGGGGACCCATCTGCCGTTTTTCACGGTGTGGTTGAAGGCGGTCGGGATCGACGCCTTCTGGATCGGGATCATCACCGCGGTGCCGCCGGTCACGCGATTTACCGTGCTTCCCCTCGTGACCGGCTTTGCCGAGCGGCGCCAGATGCTGCGCGGCGCGATCATCGTCACGGGATTTGCAACCGCGCTCGGGTTTCTGGTCATGGGAACCCGGCAACTGCCGCTGCTGGTGTTGCTCGTCTACGCCGTCACCTGCTGCCTGTGGACGCCGATGGTGCCGCTGACGGATGCTTATGCGCTGCGCGGCGTCAGGCTTTACGGCCTCAATTACGGACCGCTGCGGCTGTGGGGCTCGGCCGCGTTCGTCGCCGGTGCGCTGGTCTGCGGGCTATTGGTCGATGTCATCGCCGCCAAAAACCTGATCTGGGTCATTGCGTCGGTGGCGGCGCTCAGCGCGCTCGTCGGCCTCGGACTTCAGCCGCTCGGCCAGCCCAGGGCGGCCCAACCTGCGGTGCAAGGCGCGCGCGCCTTGCTGCGCGATCGCGGGTTTCTCGCCATCATCGTCACCTCGGCGCTGATCCAGAGCAGCCATTCGGCCTATTACATCTTCGCGTCCATCGCCTGGCAGCAGGCGGGATTTGGCGGGTTGACGATCGCGGGCCTGTGGGCATTGGGCGTGCTCGCCGAAATCGCGCTGTTTGCGCTGTCGCCGCGGTTTACGCTGCCGCCTTCGCTGCTGGTGGTGATATCGGCACTCTGTGCGGTCGCGCGCTGGGTGATCACCGCGCAGGATCCGCCGATCGCGGTACTCGCGGTCGTTCAACTCCTGCACGGGCTGACCTTTGGGCTGACGCAAGTCGGCATCATGGGGCTGATGGTGCGTCACGTGCCCGGCCATGTGATGGCGCGGGGCCAGGGTTACCTCGCGGCCTGCAGCGGCATCGTCGCCGGCTTGACGTCGATCCTGTCGGGTCTGGTCTATGCGCAGTTCGGGCAGGGTGTCTACTACATGATGGCCGCGATGGCGGCTTCAGGTGCGCTGGTGATGTGGCTGGCGCGAACAGGTCTCGCCGATCATCCCCACAGTGAAGCTTCCGGCGGATGA